One Macadamia integrifolia cultivar HAES 741 unplaced genomic scaffold, SCU_Mint_v3 scaffold2773, whole genome shotgun sequence genomic window, taagtaaaataggcacaatcacacaatacaaaatttatagtggttcgactcaatctgagtctagtccactgcctacaagaatcctcttataaggtattccactagttctccctttcagtatggtaagtagggaagaaaacctttacaatctttttatggataagagtatccttacaaatcctctttacaggcagagagacacttttacaatctcctttgcaggtagagaagcaccttacaatctcttttaaggtagagagacaccttacactcttttaaggataagaggatccttacaatctcttaaggatgagagggtccttacacaagcctaagtatagtctagacttaatgtaaaatagaaatggagaagtggaataaaagaggattacctccggtgtggtgcaaatgaaatatacaatgatgatagaatgaatgcaccttttgaagtcttcttgatgcttgtaatataaatgccaagatgtagatgaagacttgtagatggtcttgaattcctcttgaatgtaaaatgaagaatttgaactcaagagatggtgtagaccaaatAATACTTCTccaaagttgagattaattgttaattaatgagtagcattagaggtatttataggtgagcttaggagaaCATCTTAGGcagtaaatctcacttaaacggtcatattttgggtccaccggtcgattgccatcggtagccgattgattgccaagagccgttgaggcaaaatatagccgttggggcacttccaggcagtcacggGTTGATCGAGAGTTTTTTCCGATCGACCgactatggtctcggacagttccggtcgaccggggcttccagccggtcgaccgccaacatgacactctgttttgacagaatgctgttaTACTGACTAGTCGTCAGTGTTTTAatcataacttttcggtccaacCTCGGATTGACCTGAAATCAGTTGCATTGGAATTgtgactcaatttcctacaacttctatgaaggtttcatctcctgataccgactctaatattacccaaaatgcccttgagtcaggttaatgtggttttcacagaatttcactagaacacgtttttcctaatatgttcctcatcccttagagactttccatacttggtcaaggtatgctctatggtcattctagtatgatgcaatgcacatgcatgtggtgagtgcatatatatatgtgggagttacaaattacattaaaaatgaccaatctatcctagtggttttcttcttcacttgaaccttctactctttggcacttcatcttcttttcttcttgtttataatttcatgtctttaagcttcatgtcttgacatcttgaagcttgaattcttctgATACCTTCTTTAAGtattgataccaacttgttgatacttctcatttgatgacttcaatcttcatttcttcttttcattcatcaaatttgatctttgatatgaagtctctacaaaacaatacttgaaggcaaattgtgaaatacctttatatgtttgttatcatcaaaaccaactataggagtgtgggtaTATCCCTAACACAGTCGTCAGATGCCTCACAATtgggaagacttgaaatttatccTCAATGATAGATTCTTAACACCCACCTACCGACGTCGGCTCTACGACatgccatagttgtcatggcgtcgccaaggcggcgatttggtgTCCTGGCGGAAAAAGTTTATGGCAGTGTTACGATTTACGTGATTCACAAATGGCGGCCGCCATTGGCTGATGGGCGTCGCCATGGatgccaggtcacgcctgattcactaagcggtcgattttttataaaatgcaagatgattttgatagggctatgttgatttttgatgatttaatgttgcttaatgttggttttatatgttatagggtatatattgtaggcttgtagcatgttaaataactttagagaataggaaaaataaaaaagtagcatactaaacaactttagaaaatagggaaaataaaaaatgacacatgggcgatttgactgcCATGGCAATATCATAATGGGCGATTTATCGCCAAATCAATTAGCCACCCCTCAACCGCCtgggatcgatttgacgccgtgacaactatgcgaCATGCTGAATACTCTCAAGCAAGGTACTATGACTGTAGGAGATTATATTGATCGTTTTAATGAATTGCTTTCACGAACAGGTGCCCATTAAAGAAGAACTGCTCATATCCTGTTTCAAATTGGGGTTAAGGCATGATattcgtgagaagcttggtgtGATCGAGATACCCTCCTTAAGTACTTGTTTTGAAAAATCACTAGAAGCAGAGGATTTAATCAAAACAACCTCCAGAAGGTACATCTAGCCAACTGACAACAAAAAGCCTTATGTACCAACCAAACCCACTGGATTTCCTACCTGAGCTCCACAAGATATACAGGACAACGGGAAGGCTCCAATGGGAAGGGAGAGTGGATCTATGACATGCTACAGTTGTGGAAATATTGGACACAGAGAAAAATTCTGCCCTAAACGGGGACGATCCAACTCTATCATCAGTGCTATCGAATCCAATCAGGATTTACAAATCCACGAACCTCGGGATGATTGGACTGTTAATGTTGCAGTTGAAGGAGAGGAGGATGAACTGGAAGATGAGCTTGCACCAGAGAATGATGATCTTCATGCTTATGTCAATGTGGTTGCAAGAATCCTAGTGTCTGAAACTAAGGGTGAAGACTGGAGGAGGCACAATATCTTCTACACCTTAATGTCTGGTGGACCTCACaaagctcaagtgattgtggacaGTGGAAGTTGTGTGAATGTGGTATCTCAGGCCTTTGTCATTGACGGAAAGCTTAAGACTGAATCCCATCCACAGCCATACAAGGTATCTCTTCTAGACAACAATACCATGGCTGTAGCTCAACGGTGTTCAGTCCCATTGAAGGTCTTAGATTATGAAGAAAGtgtatggtgtgatgtcatccccatggtcctcactgatgtactacttggaaggccttggttatatgacaacaatgtgcttgtgggaggtactaagaaccaatgcatcttcgatcacaaaggcaaaccattcattctaaacccactcaacatacctcagataaaagacaagttaagggctgcccaactaaggagacaacatgtcttaaagaatgttgctaagacctcttccaaaacaaccactgagcaaaagaagcaatcatgcaaagaaaatttcagcaagaagaaCATTGTGGACAACAAGCTGTGCGTGCTGCCCCATAGAGAATTCCTAACCATTAGTGAAGAAACCGGTCTAATCATAGCTCTTGTTACCAAGGCTGTTGAACCAGTGATAGAGGTgaaacatcccccacaaatcaaacaattacttGCTGTTTTTTTAGATTTGGTGCCAGAGGAATTTCCTGATATACTACAACCAATGAGGGATATTCAGCATGCCATTGACCTTGTGCCTGGGTCAGTACTCCCTAATCTGCCCACTTACCGTCTGTCCTACAGAGCATGCTGagctcaagagacaagtggatgatttattaaataaagggttcttggttgagagcatgagtccatgtgtagtaccagccctattgacaccaaagaaagatggatcatggcgtatgtgcattgacagcTGGGCCATTAACAAAACCATGGTAAAGTACAGATTTCCTATTCCTTGTTTGGATGAAATGCTTGACATGTTGATAGGAGCCTCAATCTTTTTAAAGATTGATCTATGGAatggctaccatcaaattcgaatccgtccaggggatgaatggaaaacaaccttcaaaacaaaaaaaggcctgtatgagtggaaggttatgccttttggcctcaccaatgcacctagcactttcaCGAGGGTAATGACAcatgtactacgacccttcatCGACAAATTTCTCGTAgtgtactttgatgacatactaATATTCAACAAATCACAGAATGAACACTTGGAGCATCTGAGACGTGTCATGAGAGTACTACGGGCAGAAAAGTTGTACATCAACTTGAATAAAtgttcctttatgctgcccaaggtcatcttccttggttttattgtaTCTTCACAAGGTAtagaagctgatccggagaagatAAAAAGTGTCGTTGATTGGCCTATTCCAAAGACCTTGACCGAGGTTTGTAGCTTTAATGGTCTTGCTTCATTTTACCGACGATTCATCCGGAATTTCAGCGCTGTTGTACCCCAATTACAGAatgcacaaaaggggaaaaagtccCATTTCAATGGACTCCGACAGCCactaaagctttcaacttgatcaaacaaaagatgacagaagcaccagtgtttagactacccaattttgatcttatgtttgaagtggctactgatgcatcctatgttgggataggaggagtgcttatgcaagaTGGCCATCCGATTGCTttctacagtgaaaagttgaatgatgcaaaaagaagTTATTCTACCTATGATTTAGAACTTTATGCCGTTGTTTaaatcctcaagcattggaCGCATTACTTAATTGGCAAAGAGTTCATGCTCTATTcggatcatgaagcactcaaatactTGCACTCACAAAAGACAATTAGTGATCGGCACGCTAAATGGATCTCATACTTGCAAGGATACGTATTTGCTCTCAAGTACAAAgctgggaaggagaatcaagtgactgatgcacttagtcgaaaggtGACGATGAACACCTTCACAGTACAAAGTGCAGGAGTGGAACACATTAAAGAGGAGTACATTAgtgatgctgatttttcagaagtaTTCAACAACCTACAAGGAGGAGGATGGGATGACAAATTTGCTATACATGATGGGTATCTTTTCAAAGGCACTCGCCTCTGCATCCCAAACACCTCTTTGAGACATCACTTGATTAGAGAGCTGCATGGAAgaggaatgggtggacactttggcaaggacaaaAGATACTCCATGATGAAAGACTTATACTTTTGGCCTCAACTCTTAAAGGATGTGCAACATATGATACAGAGATGCCACACTTGTCAACTtgccaaaggagaaaagaagaatataggATTGTACACATTGCTGTCCGTTCCACACGCACCTTGGCaagacataagcatggactttgtcctaggcttaccacctacacaggaaaggtatgattccatatttgtggtagtagatCGTTTCTCCAAGATGGCACATTTTATCCCGTGCAAGAAAACTTTTGATGCAAGTCACTTGgccaaactctttttcaaagagatagtgcgcatacatggtctaccacagacaattgtttcagatagggatgtcaagttcatgagctaCTTCTAGAAGGCCCTATGGctgaaaacaaatactaaactcaaGTTCTCCACTGCATTCCATCCTCAGACAGACAGACAGATCGAAGTGGTGAACAGAAGTCTTGGCAACTTACTCCGATGTCTAGTCCGAGACTATGAAAACACTTGGCCATCTATACTGGATATTGTTGAATTCGCCTATAATAGTTCTGTCAACCGCACCATAGGTAgtacaccatttgagattgtccTTAGACTGCAGCCTCAACGACTTGTTGACTTGGTACCTTTGCCACCTCAGGCCCATATTAGTGTGGAAGCCGATGAGTTCCTTAGACATCACGGAAATACATGCTGATGTTCGTCGTTGCATCATTGTTAGCAAAGACGGATACTAAGCAACTGCCAATTGACATTGTCGCTACGTGGAATTTTAGCCTGGTGATATGGTAATGGTTCAAATTCCACCTGAGAGGTTTCCTCTTGGTACAGTGCACAAGCTCTATCATCGGAATATGAGTCCCTATAAGGTCTTGAAGCGCATTGGCACTAATGCTTACATGCTAGAGCTACCTCCTACTCTaaagatcaacaatgtcttcaatgtagctAATTTGACGATATATTTGGGACACCATTCTGATGACGGTGACACTGAACACACCTTCAAACTTCCTCAATTTGCAAACCCTAAAAATGATGTCATCGAAGATGTTCTCAACAAGTTCACCACAGTTCGTGGGGGCAAATGGTActactccttcctcatcaaatgGAAAGGTCGATCACGAGAGGATTGTACTTGAATCCATGCCGATGACTTTCAACGCCTTGACACGGACCTCTATGAGCACTACATGTCCCTTACCCATTCATCggagttgaatgattctaagaaagggggagctgatgtagatgcacattatggaaggaaatatgagaggaagaagggtccagccttagtcaACCTGAGCGGTTAGGATCCAGCCAAGAAGctagccgaacccctacttggtccacctgagtggctaagtacaaataagggtcAATTGGGTGtatcggctaggggaataattagtagtttttaattaattagtgggccattgggcccatcgagttgagtaagtggtatgtcgagtccaaattgtcttaggactctgttttccacataggtttattattcctagtacaattttgaattcctagctgtagtaggagtgtctagtcctattgggaaactagctcctagtagtagtttgattgctattttgccctctataaatagaggagcctatgtacctataatttcatatttgaataaagaataattgcagtcaattgcttagaacagccgggatagctgtgggtgagaagcccgggctgAGACAGCCGTTCCTCCCctacttttccctttgtttcttcttgtctaaaagctttctattttatcctaaagttactgctgttgaagtatacgactgttgtgagtattcagaagttcagatctgtccaagttacaaaccagaattgattcTCTGCAATTATTTCTCCTCggtcaaaaaatcaagaaagcttgtaacttcacaaccagccgtcagaatcctctcaactttgggggtttttgtaccctccctaggacTATCTACGcacaagagtgcagctcaatcggactcctacagacctggccgcacctctctctctccagctctatagcaagtctttctctctcctatcgagttgggttttgggctggttttgctcttgcattggtattgtatccttggggtttatttgatggtcttatttctttgtttcctgctcctatttatattgtttggggttataaactgctggggtagttttttgtaatctactcctacattagaGCTCCTTCTCTATGAATAAGGAATCATCCCTGTAAATTGCAAAAAGCTCCATAGTAGGGCTGATAGGTCCGCATTTCCTACTGCATATGCAAAAATGTGATCCCCTATAGATTCGCGGATCAAGACACCATAAGATGCTCTACCATTATTCAAGGCGCCATCACAATGGAGGGCAACCATTGATCTAGGAGGACTAATCCAAGAGCAGGCCTTTGGAATTTTATTCTTCCAATTTAAATGCAGACCCCAACTCGTAGCAACATAGTGATTCCTGCATTGGGAGAAGCCAACATAGACAAGGTGGTACATATAGAAACCGCATCTGTCTTTATTGCAGCCACAGTTTGCGGGCTAGTCctaattttgttttgaaataTCCTTATGTTCCTCTCCCACCAAACAAGATGCATGGTTGCACAAAGACCAAGTTTAACCACCATCCCGTTGATCATCTTTACTAGAAGTAAAACGAGCCCAAACAGCAACATCTATAATTTTACAGACCGGAaatattcctttttattttaattatatccTTTCCTGTTAACTTCTAGGGCAATATCTTTAGTTATCTGGAAATGGGCTACCTCAACATGGgttcccccaccccctcacttttgtttttttttttttttttttttttttttttttttggggggggtgggggtgtggatGATGTGTTTGGGTGGATCAAATGAATGCAAATGACAGTTTAAAGTATGGTGATATGAAGAATGTAGGATTAAATTCATTTCACAAAACCCGTTTCCTCACTCACTGACCTTACAAATTTGAATAAATATCTTGGACAACACTAAGTGCTTGTTAGTACCAATATTATATATTATGTAATTGCAATTCGAGCTTTCTAAGAAAACATTTCAAACATAGGGGTGAAGATTGTAATGTCCAAGTAGCTTTCAAAATTGATACTGTTTTGATGTTTCAAAGACACTGAAATGGTCTATTCACCTTGATTCAGCTATCTGGGAGCAACACGTCACACACGTGTTGAAAATTGCCCTGAGATTTCTGGTACTTACTAAGCTCATTCTCTCGCAGGAAGGACACTACGAATACAAGTACATCATTGATGGTGAATGGACGTGCAATAAATATGAGCTTGTAACTCTTCCCAACAAGGATGGGCATGTCAACAATTATATCGATGTGAGATTCACTTCTCAAGCATTATTTGATAAATGCAATTTTAGATATCAGCTATCAACACAAAGCAGCTTGTTGATTCTGATCTGAAAGCAGCTTTGGTCCTCTGTCATAGGGGACCCAAATGATGGGTCTGGTGCTCCAGAAATTTGCCACCCATCTTATTACCACAAGATCGGGAAATCTGACCTAATCTCAAACATTGGTTAGGTTTCTGTTCAGGGTCACCATATGATTCTCCACCATCTGATCTACAGTTTACATTTTCAGCTTCACTAAAGTTTTCTTCCTGGCCACCTATTGAGCTACTAATGCTTTGGATGAGATCCATCATGGTGGATCCTGTTCTTCTTTAAGAAAGACAAACTGGCAAATTCTTAGTGCCCCAAACTGTTCTACCCATTGTTGCTGGAAAGATTGCCTATTGATTAACAGACTGTCAACTCATTGCTGCACAATCTCTGTAGCAATAATGCTGTACCAAGTGTTTTGAAAAACAGAGTAGTCCCTAAATGTTCAGGGATGCCATTCAATGTCCCATACATCATTCCAAATGTTCTATagtgaatgaaaaaaaagaagaaaacaaataaataaaatgtacTCCCAGCTAAAATTTGGTTTGCTTGTTTCAAGTCAGTGGCCTGATTTTTAAATTGTGTTTCTAACACCGCAATCAGAGAGGTTGAGGTTGTACTGATTTTCGATATAAGGATTGTTCTTTTGAGGACAGGCTACTGCAACCGATTTATGAGTTGTCTGTCCTGACTAATGAAGACCTGAACATCCTGAAAAATTGCCACCTGGACATTCCTTATAGACACTGACCATAGCAACTGAAACCATTAGCATTCTGAGAGTCATCTCAACTCAACCAAATATTGCTATATAGCTTATAGCCTCATTAACCTTCTAATCCTTTGTCCATTTCAATTGTGCACCTCATGTAGTGTTCTCTTCCTGCAGGTTACCAGCACTGATCCTAACAGTAGTAGTGCAGAACTGCAGAAGCGGTTGAGTGATGATAATGTGAATCTCACACAAAAGGAAAAGCTCATGATCAGACAGTTTTTGGAAGAATATCCAGAGGAGGAGCTctaatcaaagatcaaaataaaGATGGCATGTTAAATCATTAAGGGATGAATTGCTGCATCTACTTGTATCTTTCCCTCAAACAATAATGATATATAAGTCAGGACCTTGCCTACAAAAGATTTTATGTCTTGATGCGACTTGTGAGCCATCTTTTATGCTGCCTGAAGAAAATAGAAGATCTTTGTAAGAGGATTGACAGTGGGACAGCGCATCCAAGAGTATCACCAGGGGCAAAGTTTCAAGAATCTCACTTGCTTCACATGTGGAtctcaagaattcaatataACAAATGTACTTGTGCTACATGAGGTTATTATATTTCAAGGCTTTAAGCCGGGTTCATTGTTACCAATTCtatactattttttattttaacattttgGTTTAGCATAAAAAAattctcacaaaaaaaattaccataTAAAGTGAGGGAGGGGGAGAAAGAAAAGCAGTCAGGGACAAGGTTACAATGAGGAAAATTTTTATGTTACAGATTATTTCTACAGAAACTTTTATAACAAAACAAACATGTCCTGGGAAGGAAGAATAGAGGAGCTTAGATTTTACAAATATGGATTTGGTCTGATTTAAGGGAAGTTTGACTTTTGATTATTATACTGATTCTTGCAccaataataaattagaataaacaAGAAAGTTGATTGCACGTCGCCCCTAACAAGAGTAAATAGTGCTCCTCCACTACTTGCCACGAGATGTATAGTCTTTTATCCTGTATTCTTATAAAGAGAACGAAGACTGCCTTCCAATTTGTTTTGAGAGACAGAGATGAAGACGAAGAAGATGGCAGTGGCTTTGATAATAGCTGCATCTCTTCTGATGGGTTGCTTAAATGTTAGTGAAGCTTGGAAGGAAAAGCCTAGCGTTATTCATGTGGGAGGCAAAGTGCTATGCCAGGACTGCTCTAAGGGCTATAATGAATGGGTGAAAGGAGCCAAGCCCATCAAAGGTAAGTCACTCTCTTCACTAGAGTAGAGATTAGTTTCTGGTTAGCTTAGCTAGAATGACTATATTTGACACTTTGATTGATGGTAGAACCATGGAATGAATGGCAGGTTGTAGAGTATCCATAACTTGCCTGGATGAGAGACACAGAGTGGCATATTACGGCAGCGACGAGACGGACGATGAGGGTCAGTTTGAGCTGATCATCAGTAAGATCCACAGCAACGGCAAGTCACTGTACACTGAGGGATGCTCGGTGAGGTTGGTATCATCACCGGATCCATCGTGCAACGTTTTCACAGACTTCGGTGGGGGACGTTCAGGGGTGAAGCTCCATCGACCCACCTCTGTATACAGAGATCTAATTAAGTATATCATTAGCCCTCTCTATTTCACAACTCCCATGTGTGACGAACCCCACGTTAATTATTAGAGCTCCATTCTCCATTGTTTTGTGGGTGGTGTGgcggtggggggtggggggttgggagtttaaaatattataaaatggaaaaaaaatgttgtgtaATTTTGATATGTGGAGAACCGTGTTGATTAATTCCATCATTAGATATCTAAGGAATCCTTTGGATTGGTCACATTTCAAATTTCAGTTGTTATTTCAGTCATATGGTTTATAAATATTGGACCTTTTTCCCCTAGTATTTTCAACTATTAAAACCTCGAAAGGCTGATTTGGTCATTTTGAGATAATTAGCGAATTGCATACAAGAAATGTCAAGTATTACAAAACTATATGATACCAAAGAAAACGTATgtgttggtgtacaatgtcttgtatttcgtcgcagtttaatctagaGAATACT contains:
- the LOC122067234 gene encoding pistil-specific extensin-like protein — translated: MKTKKMAVALIIAASLLMGCLNVSEAWKEKPSVIHVGGKVLCQDCSKGYNEWVKGAKPIKGCRVSITCLDERHRVAYYGSDETDDEGQFELIISKIHSNGKSLYTEGCSVRLVSSPDPSCNVFTDFGGGRSGVKLHRPTSVYRDLIKYIISPLYFTTPMCDEPHVNY